Proteins encoded within one genomic window of Haloimpatiens massiliensis:
- the dapD gene encoding 2,3,4,5-tetrahydropyridine-2,6-dicarboxylate N-acetyltransferase produces the protein MSYNLTDPYELARYIKEAEKSTPIKAYIKGDLSNCSFDDIEDFSSGNLHILFGESENISKFIEKNKDKIESIKIEQDRRNSAIPLLDLRNVNARIEPGAIIRDKALIKDKAVIMMGAVINIGAEIGEETMIDMNAVVGARAQIGAKVHLGAGAVVAGVLEPPSKSPCIIEDNVLIGANAVILEGVRVGKGAVVAAGSVVVSDVPENVVVAGSPAKIVKTVDENTKDKTQILDDLRK, from the coding sequence ATGTCTTATAATTTAACAGATCCATATGAACTAGCCAGGTATATAAAAGAAGCAGAAAAGTCTACTCCTATAAAAGCATATATTAAAGGAGATTTAAGCAATTGCTCTTTTGATGATATTGAAGATTTTTCTAGTGGCAATTTACATATACTATTTGGTGAAAGTGAAAACATATCTAAATTTATAGAAAAAAATAAAGATAAGATAGAAAGCATAAAAATTGAACAGGATAGAAGAAATTCCGCTATTCCACTTTTAGACCTTAGAAATGTAAATGCTAGAATTGAACCAGGTGCTATCATAAGAGACAAAGCCCTTATAAAAGATAAAGCTGTTATAATGATGGGAGCTGTTATAAACATAGGAGCTGAAATTGGTGAAGAAACTATGATAGATATGAACGCTGTAGTAGGAGCAAGAGCTCAAATAGGAGCTAAGGTTCATCTTGGAGCCGGTGCAGTTGTAGCTGGAGTTCTAGAACCACCTAGTAAATCACCATGCATTATAGAAGATAATGTTTTAATAGGTGCCAATGCAGTTATACTAGAAGGTGTACGAGTAGGAAAAGGTGCCGTAGTCGCAGCAGGTTCAGTAGTAGTAAGTGATGTTCCAGAAAATGTAGTAGTTGCTGGTTCTCCTGCTAAAATAGTTAAAACAGTAGATGAAAATACTAAAGACAAAACACAAATATTAGATGATCTAAGAAAATAA
- a CDS encoding single-stranded DNA-binding protein → MDNLMMNNKIYLEGTMANQLEFSHEMYGEGFYNFILEVPRLSNSKDILNITVSERLITGMNLEPGSELCVEGQLRSYNKYVDGSNRLILTVFARDVRYCLEKSKNPNIIFLDGYICKNPVYRLTPFGREISDMLLAVNRPYNKSDYIPTIAWGRNSRFCKTLEVGDNIRIWGRLQSREYQKKLSENKVINKVAYEVSISKMEKVNSENEVVDHSENDLNEEDAI, encoded by the coding sequence ATGGATAATTTAATGATGAACAACAAAATATATTTAGAGGGGACTATGGCTAACCAATTAGAATTTAGTCATGAAATGTATGGAGAAGGTTTCTATAACTTTATATTGGAAGTTCCAAGACTAAGTAATTCAAAAGATATTCTTAATATTACTGTTTCAGAAAGACTTATAACAGGAATGAATTTGGAACCAGGTTCTGAGCTATGTGTAGAGGGACAGTTAAGATCTTATAATAAGTATGTAGATGGATCTAATAGACTTATATTAACTGTTTTTGCTAGAGACGTAAGGTATTGTTTAGAAAAAAGCAAGAATCCAAATATAATATTTCTTGATGGATATATTTGCAAAAACCCTGTATACAGGCTTACTCCTTTTGGAAGGGAAATATCAGATATGCTTCTAGCAGTAAACAGACCATATAACAAATCGGATTATATACCTACTATAGCATGGGGAAGAAATTCTAGATTTTGTAAAACTCTAGAAGTAGGAGATAATATAAGAATTTGGGGAAGACTTCAAAGTCGAGAATATCAAAAGAAATTATCTGAAAATAAAGTTATAAACAAAGTAGCCTATGAAGTGTCTATATCTAAAATGGAAAAAGTTAATAGCGAAAATGAAGTTGTCGACCACAGTGAAAACGATTTAAATGAAGAAGATGCTATTTAA
- the pdaB gene encoding polysaccharide deacetylase family sporulation protein PdaB — translation MIRLKRIRNNSMGIFLLVFFIFLFLFIVSYFSKSTLTFLNKSKKIPIYSVDTRDKKVSITFDSNWGNDNTDEILDILDKYNVKATFFLVGKWIDDYPEKAEKLFKRGHELGNHSNTHADLTRVSKTKIIQEVQLGDNKIRNITGEFPKLFRCPSGAYNDLVVDTIQENNHYCIQWNVDSIDWKEQGSDIEYNRVMKKIKPGSILLFHNNAKYTPKNLSRIIENLQNQGYTFVKVGDLIYTENYYIDHLGNQIGK, via the coding sequence ATGATTAGATTAAAAAGAATTAGAAATAATTCTATGGGAATATTTTTGTTGGTATTTTTTATTTTTTTATTTCTATTTATTGTGAGCTATTTTTCAAAATCAACATTAACTTTTTTAAATAAAAGTAAAAAAATACCTATTTACTCGGTAGATACTAGGGATAAAAAGGTTTCTATAACTTTTGACTCAAATTGGGGTAATGATAACACAGATGAAATATTAGATATACTAGATAAATATAATGTAAAGGCAACTTTTTTTCTAGTTGGAAAATGGATAGATGATTATCCAGAAAAGGCAGAAAAGCTATTTAAACGAGGGCATGAGCTGGGTAACCATTCAAATACACATGCTGATTTAACTAGAGTATCTAAAACTAAAATAATTCAAGAAGTACAGTTAGGGGATAATAAAATAAGAAATATAACAGGTGAATTTCCTAAATTGTTTAGATGTCCGTCAGGAGCTTATAATGATCTAGTTGTAGATACTATACAGGAAAACAATCATTATTGTATTCAGTGGAATGTTGATAGCATAGATTGGAAAGAACAGGGAAGTGATATAGAGTATAATAGAGTTATGAAAAAGATTAAGCCAGGATCTATATTATTATTTCACAATAATGCCAAGTACACTCCTAAAAACTTATCTAGAATAATAGAAAACTTGCAAAATCAAGGATATACTTTTGTAAAAGTAGGAGATTTGATTTATACGGAGAATTATTATATAGACCACCTAGGAAATCAAATAGGTAAATAA
- a CDS encoding DUF4364 family protein — translation MFDDTLELAENKLLLLYILEKINLPISNMQLTNIVLENNFMNYFSLQQYLSELLSSKFIDETERNNKHRLIITEKGSKVLWLFQKRISVEKISSIDDYLQKQMRDIKKELTITADYTIENSDNFIVNLKASESDYTLIDIKIGVPSNKQARELCSKWKKHSSKLYNKIIKLLIDEEI, via the coding sequence ATGTTTGATGATACCCTTGAATTAGCAGAAAATAAACTACTGTTATTATATATATTAGAAAAAATTAATTTGCCTATATCTAATATGCAACTTACGAATATAGTACTAGAAAATAATTTTATGAACTATTTTAGCCTTCAGCAATATCTCTCTGAATTACTATCTTCTAAATTTATAGATGAAACAGAAAGAAATAATAAGCATAGGCTTATTATAACTGAAAAAGGCTCTAAGGTCTTATGGCTGTTTCAAAAGAGAATATCTGTTGAGAAAATTAGTTCAATAGATGATTATTTACAAAAACAAATGAGGGATATAAAGAAAGAACTAACTATAACTGCAGACTATACCATAGAAAATTCTGATAATTTTATAGTAAATTTAAAAGCCTCAGAATCAGACTATACACTTATAGATATAAAAATTGGTGTTCCCTCAAATAAACAAGCTAGAGAGCTGTGCAGTAAGTGGAAAAAACATTCTTCTAAATTATACAATAAAATAATTAAACTGCTTATTGATGAAGAAATTTAA
- a CDS encoding YncE family protein, which yields MKYLYVCNTSSDSISKVDLENFTQVDKILLRNDSRRIGPHGICINSNQIFTANNYTNDISIVDIKNKKNVENYTIGMHCNDVKILNDTAYVICGNSNILAAFNLQEKGIQTQIPCGSLPHSMHIDKRRNIMVIANMNDDSITLVDCKKNTVIKNIRVGAYPTKAVFSPNGDYIYVCESNLGLNYKGSISIISLKNFQILNRVKVGNSPVDMYLDTSFCYVSNFGDGSISIVDMTNAKEVKVIRVGGMPRGIIRLKKDLYIGDNYNNLLMKIDITNENKKVISIGGEPTGMTLI from the coding sequence TTGAAATATTTATATGTATGTAATACTTCATCAGATTCAATTTCTAAGGTAGATTTAGAAAATTTTACTCAAGTGGATAAGATTTTGTTAAGAAATGATTCAAGAAGGATTGGACCACATGGTATTTGTATAAATTCAAATCAAATCTTCACTGCTAATAATTACACTAATGATATAAGTATTGTGGATATAAAGAATAAAAAAAACGTAGAGAACTATACTATAGGAATGCATTGTAATGATGTAAAGATTTTAAATGATACGGCTTATGTTATATGTGGCAATTCTAATATTTTAGCAGCTTTTAATTTACAGGAAAAGGGTATACAAACTCAAATTCCATGTGGAAGTTTACCTCACAGTATGCATATTGATAAAAGAAGAAATATAATGGTAATAGCAAATATGAATGATGATAGTATAACTTTAGTTGATTGTAAAAAAAATACAGTTATTAAAAATATAAGAGTTGGAGCTTATCCTACAAAAGCAGTTTTTTCTCCTAATGGGGATTATATATATGTTTGCGAAAGTAATTTAGGGCTGAATTATAAAGGCAGTATATCAATTATTTCATTAAAGAATTTTCAGATACTAAATAGAGTTAAAGTGGGCAATAGCCCAGTGGACATGTATTTGGATACAAGCTTTTGCTATGTTTCTAATTTTGGAGATGGAAGTATAAGCATTGTAGATATGACTAATGCTAAGGAGGTTAAAGTTATAAGGGTTGGGGGTATGCCTAGAGGCATAATAAGATTAAAAAAAGATTTATATATAGGAGATAATTATAATAATTTACTTATGAAAATAGATATAACAAATGAAAATAAAAAAGTCATATCCATAGGTGGAGAACCTACAGGAATGACTTTGATTTAA
- a CDS encoding TIGR03905 family TSCPD domain-containing protein, translating to MFNYLTEGVCSREINFDIVDGKVTNVSFLGGCDGNLKGISKLVEGMDVHEVIKKLEGTTCGPKSTSCPDQLARALKKYI from the coding sequence TTGTTTAATTATTTAACAGAAGGCGTGTGTTCAAGAGAAATAAATTTTGATATTGTAGATGGAAAAGTTACAAATGTTTCTTTTTTAGGCGGATGTGATGGAAATCTAAAAGGCATATCTAAGCTTGTAGAAGGTATGGATGTACATGAAGTTATTAAAAAACTTGAAGGAACTACTTGTGGTCCAAAATCCACTTCTTGCCCAGACCAGCTAGCTAGAGCACTAAAAAAATACATATAA
- a CDS encoding bifunctional folylpolyglutamate synthase/dihydrofolate synthase encodes MDYKQVMDYVNNTARFGTNLGLSRTEKLLEILGEPEKKLKCIHIAGTNGKGSTTAMLNEILREAGYRVGMYTSPYIEEFEERIQVNGKNISKEELIDVISRVKEAVDKVIEMGYEHPTQFEIITCAMYLYFYEQAVDYAVIEVGMGGRLDSTNVINPILTIITSISFDHMQVLGNTLDKIAGEKAGIIKENVPLVLYPQEDLAEKTIEQVCYKNNSRIIRVSKESGKHIENTKVVKENGVQAVMQRLQINTKKRTYNLNLSLLGKHQIINCAVAINAVEELIDMGLNISEEDIKKALENVSWPARLEIMKNNPTVVIDGAHNIDGVINITESIDTYFEYDKLVLILGILADKQVDSMIKVITPKASRVLTVTPNSERAELSEDLKEEVLKYNKNCEAFLDYAEAYNKALSYCGENDLLLICGSLYMVGDMRRIIRK; translated from the coding sequence ATGGATTACAAACAGGTTATGGACTATGTAAATAATACAGCACGTTTTGGAACAAATCTGGGGTTAAGTAGAACAGAAAAGTTATTAGAAATTTTGGGCGAACCTGAAAAAAAATTAAAGTGTATACATATAGCAGGTACCAATGGAAAAGGATCTACCACTGCTATGTTAAATGAAATATTAAGAGAAGCAGGATACAGGGTTGGAATGTATACATCACCTTATATTGAGGAATTTGAAGAGAGAATACAAGTAAATGGTAAAAATATAAGTAAAGAAGAATTAATAGATGTAATTAGTAGGGTAAAAGAAGCTGTAGATAAAGTTATAGAAATGGGATATGAGCATCCAACTCAATTTGAAATTATAACTTGCGCTATGTACTTATATTTTTATGAACAGGCAGTAGACTATGCGGTTATAGAAGTAGGAATGGGAGGAAGACTTGATTCTACCAATGTAATAAATCCTATTTTAACTATAATTACTTCTATAAGTTTTGATCATATGCAAGTTTTAGGAAATACTTTAGATAAAATAGCTGGGGAAAAAGCAGGTATAATAAAAGAAAATGTACCTTTGGTTTTATATCCACAGGAGGATTTAGCAGAAAAAACTATAGAACAGGTGTGTTATAAAAATAATAGTAGAATTATAAGAGTAAGTAAGGAGTCAGGTAAACATATAGAAAATACAAAGGTTGTAAAAGAAAATGGTGTACAAGCAGTAATGCAAAGGCTACAAATAAATACTAAAAAGCGTACATACAATTTAAATCTATCTCTTTTAGGAAAGCATCAAATAATTAACTGTGCAGTAGCAATAAATGCAGTGGAAGAATTAATAGATATGGGACTTAACATATCAGAAGAAGATATAAAAAAAGCTTTGGAGAATGTATCTTGGCCTGCAAGGCTTGAAATTATGAAAAACAATCCTACAGTGGTCATAGATGGTGCTCATAATATAGATGGTGTAATCAATATTACAGAAAGTATAGATACATATTTTGAATATGATAAATTAGTATTAATTCTAGGTATATTGGCAGACAAACAAGTGGATTCTATGATAAAGGTCATAACTCCAAAAGCAAGTAGAGTGTTAACTGTAACTCCAAACAGTGAAAGAGCAGAACTCAGTGAGGATTTAAAGGAAGAGGTTTTAAAGTATAATAAAAACTGTGAAGCATTTTTAGATTATGCGGAAGCATATAATAAAGCTTTGTCTTATTGTGGAGAAAATGATTTACTTCTTATATGTGGTTCACTGTATATGGTAGGAGATATGCGAAGAATAATCCGTAAGTAG
- a CDS encoding valine--tRNA ligase produces the protein MEENKNIAKTYDPKEFEDRIYENWMEKGYFTPEVDENKKPYTIMMPPPNITGQLHLGHALDDTLQDFLIRVKRMQGYSALYLPGEDHASIATEVRVEKELLKQGLNKKEMGREAFLEKVWDWSDEYRNRIKNQIQKLGVSCDFTRERFTMDENLNKAVKEVFVKLYEEGLIYRGNRITNWCPKCQTALSDAEIEYEEQSGNFWHIKYPVKDSDEWLEIATTRPETMLGDTAVAVNPKDERYAHLVGKTLILPLVNREIPIVEDDYVDLEFGTGAVKITPAHDPNDFGVGERHDLPQIMVMNEDGTIKEGYGRYSGMDRYEARKAIVEDLQNEGFLVKIKEHSHNVGCHDRCGVTVEPMLSKQWYVKMETLAKPAIDAVKDEKIKIVPKRLEKIYYNWMENIQDWCISRQLWWGHRIPVWYCKDCGEVIVAKEEPNNCTKCGSANLEQDKDVLDTWFSSALWPFSTLGWPEKSEDLKYFYPTNVLVTGYDLIFFWVARMIFSGLHNMDDIPFEHVLMHGMVRDSQGRKMSKSLGNGVDPLEIIDKYGADALRFMIITGNAAGNDIRFYEEKVEAARNFANKVWNASRFVMMNLDKELMEKYKDCKEYTIAERWILSRMNNLVKEVTDNIDKFELGMASQKVYEFMWNEFCDWYIELVKPVLYGEDEKAKGVVFNVLQEVLVTGLKLLHPVMPFITEEIYTHLDERLETITTSNWPKYSEELNDLEAEKNMNYIMEAITALRNVRAEMNVPPSKKAKVMAYITEGKEAFKEGKIYFEKLASASEFVFLNSKEEAENAVSTVTKGAELYMPLLDLVDVEKELERLNKEKEKLQKEIERVEKKLSNEKFTSKAPEAVVNEERQKGEKYKEMYNAVIERLESLKEMK, from the coding sequence ATGGAAGAAAATAAAAATATAGCAAAAACTTATGACCCTAAAGAATTTGAAGACAGAATATATGAAAATTGGATGGAAAAGGGGTATTTTACTCCAGAAGTGGATGAAAATAAAAAACCATACACAATAATGATGCCACCGCCAAATATAACAGGACAATTACACTTAGGTCACGCTCTTGATGATACATTACAGGATTTTTTAATAAGAGTTAAAAGAATGCAGGGCTACAGTGCATTATATCTTCCAGGAGAAGACCATGCTAGCATAGCTACAGAAGTTAGAGTTGAAAAGGAACTTTTAAAACAAGGTCTTAACAAAAAAGAAATGGGAAGAGAAGCTTTTCTAGAAAAAGTTTGGGATTGGTCTGATGAATATAGAAATAGAATAAAAAATCAGATTCAAAAGCTAGGTGTTTCTTGTGATTTTACAAGAGAAAGATTTACCATGGATGAAAATTTAAATAAGGCCGTTAAAGAAGTTTTTGTTAAGTTATATGAGGAAGGACTTATATATAGAGGAAACAGAATTACTAACTGGTGTCCAAAGTGTCAAACAGCTCTTTCAGATGCAGAAATAGAATACGAAGAACAAAGTGGAAATTTTTGGCATATAAAATATCCAGTAAAGGACAGCGATGAATGGCTTGAAATAGCAACTACAAGACCAGAGACTATGCTTGGAGATACAGCAGTTGCAGTAAATCCTAAAGATGAAAGATATGCTCATTTAGTAGGAAAAACTTTAATACTTCCATTAGTAAATAGAGAAATTCCTATTGTAGAAGATGACTATGTAGATTTAGAGTTTGGTACAGGAGCAGTTAAGATAACACCAGCTCATGACCCAAATGACTTTGGAGTAGGTGAGAGACATGATCTTCCGCAAATAATGGTTATGAATGAAGATGGAACTATAAAAGAGGGTTATGGAAGATATTCTGGTATGGATAGATATGAAGCTAGAAAAGCTATAGTTGAAGATTTACAAAATGAGGGCTTCTTAGTAAAAATTAAAGAGCATAGCCATAATGTTGGATGTCATGATAGATGTGGAGTTACAGTAGAGCCAATGCTATCAAAACAATGGTATGTTAAAATGGAAACTCTTGCAAAGCCTGCCATAGATGCAGTAAAAGATGAAAAGATTAAAATTGTTCCAAAGAGACTTGAAAAAATATATTATAACTGGATGGAAAATATCCAAGATTGGTGTATTTCAAGACAACTTTGGTGGGGACACAGAATCCCAGTTTGGTACTGTAAGGATTGTGGAGAAGTTATAGTAGCTAAAGAAGAGCCAAACAACTGCACAAAATGTGGAAGTGCAAATTTAGAACAGGATAAAGATGTACTTGATACTTGGTTCTCATCAGCACTTTGGCCATTTTCAACTTTAGGATGGCCTGAAAAATCCGAGGATTTAAAATACTTCTATCCAACAAATGTACTTGTAACAGGCTACGATTTAATATTCTTCTGGGTTGCTAGAATGATATTCTCAGGACTTCATAATATGGATGATATACCATTTGAACATGTATTGATGCACGGTATGGTAAGAGACAGCCAAGGAAGAAAGATGTCTAAGTCACTAGGAAATGGAGTAGATCCATTAGAGATAATTGATAAATATGGTGCAGATGCTCTAAGATTTATGATTATTACAGGAAATGCTGCTGGTAATGATATAAGATTCTATGAAGAAAAAGTTGAGGCAGCTAGAAACTTTGCAAACAAAGTATGGAATGCTTCAAGATTTGTTATGATGAATTTAGACAAAGAGCTTATGGAAAAATATAAAGATTGTAAGGAGTACACTATAGCTGAGAGATGGATTCTTTCAAGAATGAACAACTTAGTGAAGGAAGTTACAGATAATATAGATAAATTTGAACTTGGAATGGCCTCACAGAAGGTTTATGAATTTATGTGGAATGAATTCTGCGATTGGTATATAGAACTTGTAAAACCAGTACTTTATGGTGAAGATGAAAAAGCAAAAGGAGTAGTATTTAATGTACTTCAAGAAGTTCTAGTTACTGGACTTAAACTTCTACATCCAGTAATGCCATTTATAACTGAAGAGATATATACTCATTTAGATGAAAGGTTAGAAACTATAACTACATCAAACTGGCCAAAATATAGTGAAGAGCTTAATGATTTAGAAGCTGAAAAGAACATGAATTATATAATGGAGGCAATTACCGCTTTAAGAAATGTAAGAGCTGAGATGAATGTACCACCTTCTAAGAAAGCTAAGGTTATGGCTTATATAACAGAAGGAAAAGAAGCTTTTAAAGAAGGAAAGATTTATTTTGAAAAACTTGCCTCAGCTTCAGAATTTGTATTCTTGAATTCTAAGGAAGAGGCAGAAAATGCAGTTTCTACAGTTACTAAGGGAGCAGAACTATATATGCCTTTACTTGATCTTGTAGATGTTGAGAAAGAATTAGAAAGATTAAATAAAGAAAAAGAAAAACTACAAAAGGAAATAGAAAGAGTAGAAAAGAAACTCTCCAACGAAAAGTTTACAAGCAAAGCCCCAGAAGCTGTTGTAAATGAAGAAAGACAAAAAGGAGAGAAGTATAAAGAAATGTACAATGCAGTTATAGAGAGACTAGAATCATTAAAAGAAATGAAATAA
- a CDS encoding WD40/YVTN/BNR-like repeat-containing protein: protein MKNKKMYAIIIVSLLSIVVITMGVYKSFYKHSEEEKKKVDLIQVSSKLFQEYMEKEENQPGHENIESSYNIKEIKIIAGDYREFVADINYDLMATTGNDTEVVNCKWPMRIKRISDGKYKVVDQGIHVNKNGLKPIKDSTKKEYIKSKEFEVSLNSPNKYTIRDRRVSVTYDNGKTWADVPVVLESLLSENALTDLANNVNENEFLEEGSYYITPEKTAFVYGNKDSDVKVTISEDKGKSWKTYEVQGSKDDYGYERKLVGFTSKNQGYVVLTTGVAMGHQENYIYETNDGGKTWKEIGNTNKTYARVVTGAGFASDKIILMCFRYESDNNPTVYRTTDEGKTWKKVYIKLPSKYKYDCATPLCPVFKGAKGVLPVKLRDVDRTIQFTTDNYGATWKFDKEINYSNEIKYKK from the coding sequence ATGAAAAATAAGAAGATGTATGCAATTATAATAGTCAGTTTATTATCAATTGTAGTAATTACTATGGGGGTATATAAAAGTTTTTATAAACACAGTGAAGAGGAAAAGAAAAAAGTAGATTTAATCCAGGTGAGTAGTAAGTTATTTCAAGAGTATATGGAAAAAGAAGAAAATCAACCTGGACATGAAAATATAGAGTCATCTTATAATATTAAAGAAATAAAAATAATTGCAGGAGATTATAGAGAATTTGTTGCAGATATAAATTATGATTTAATGGCAACAACGGGTAATGATACAGAAGTGGTTAATTGTAAGTGGCCTATGAGAATAAAGAGGATAAGTGATGGCAAATATAAAGTTGTGGATCAAGGAATACATGTTAATAAGAATGGTTTAAAGCCAATAAAGGATTCAACTAAAAAGGAATATATCAAGAGCAAAGAGTTCGAAGTATCACTTAACTCACCTAATAAATACACTATAAGAGATAGACGAGTTTCTGTAACATATGATAATGGTAAGACTTGGGCGGATGTTCCTGTGGTATTAGAAAGCTTACTTAGTGAAAATGCGTTAACTGATTTGGCTAATAATGTTAATGAAAATGAATTTTTAGAAGAAGGAAGTTATTATATAACACCTGAAAAAACTGCATTTGTTTATGGAAATAAGGACAGTGATGTAAAAGTTACTATCAGTGAGGACAAAGGGAAGTCATGGAAAACTTATGAGGTTCAGGGTTCCAAGGACGACTATGGATATGAAAGAAAGTTGGTAGGATTTACTTCAAAGAACCAAGGTTATGTTGTTTTAACAACTGGTGTAGCAATGGGGCATCAAGAAAATTATATTTATGAAACAAATGATGGCGGTAAAACATGGAAAGAAATAGGAAATACAAATAAAACCTATGCCCGCGTAGTTACTGGTGCAGGGTTTGCAAGTGATAAAATTATACTTATGTGTTTTAGATATGAAAGTGATAATAATCCAACAGTATATCGTACCACTGATGAAGGGAAAACATGGAAAAAGGTATATATAAAGTTACCATCTAAATATAAATATGATTGTGCCACGCCATTATGTCCTGTTTTTAAAGGTGCAAAGGGAGTATTACCTGTTAAGCTAAGAGACGTAGATAGAACAATTCAATTTACAACAGATAACTATGGAGCAACTTGGAAATTTGATAAAGAAATAAACTATAGTAATGAGATAAAGTATAAAAAGTAG
- a CDS encoding IS701 family transposase produces the protein MSTENNIPYNKEINNFIIKLGLSLYLTLPQLKHVCEFIFAAVGRGYDGKVIHIAESCYQSTYRTSIGQFLSKSPWNEDYILRALQKFAVNKIWQLSRDTGKPIYVIIDDTICKKTKPSSRAKNPIEKCQFHQSHLENKKVYGHQVVGALLQCGDVTIPYQLTLYDKTKVDKDNKKFTKINIAVNIISSLPEPPIQGFVLGDSWYSAEIIIKTAKAKGFEYIGALKTNRIIYPKCSRMNHKINGFAKTINKEDFHLVTVNKHSYYVYRYEGKINGFKNVVILISYPKEALYNEKALKSFISTDINLTTEEILFQYRERWTIEVFFRQNKMELGFDNYQVRGEKAIKRFWILTQLTYLYCTCCISTDCSKFGEGLKIARKQSQQEVIAWVYSQYKKGVSLNAIFDTLKLSHNKCA, from the coding sequence ATGTCTACAGAAAATAATATACCATATAATAAAGAGATTAACAATTTCATAATTAAACTTGGATTATCATTATATTTAACACTGCCTCAATTAAAACATGTTTGTGAATTTATCTTTGCAGCCGTAGGTCGTGGGTATGATGGCAAAGTTATTCATATAGCTGAAAGTTGCTATCAGAGTACTTATAGAACATCCATAGGTCAATTTTTATCCAAAAGCCCATGGAATGAAGATTATATTTTGAGAGCATTACAAAAGTTCGCAGTTAATAAAATTTGGCAGTTATCTCGTGATACAGGAAAGCCTATTTATGTGATTATTGATGATACTATCTGTAAGAAGACAAAGCCTTCGTCACGGGCTAAAAATCCTATAGAAAAGTGTCAATTTCATCAATCACATTTAGAAAATAAAAAAGTCTATGGACACCAAGTTGTAGGTGCTTTACTACAATGTGGCGATGTTACAATTCCTTATCAGCTAACGCTTTATGATAAGACTAAAGTCGATAAAGACAATAAAAAATTTACTAAGATTAATATTGCTGTAAATATAATATCTTCATTACCCGAACCACCTATTCAAGGTTTCGTCTTAGGGGATAGTTGGTATAGTGCTGAAATAATTATAAAAACAGCAAAGGCAAAAGGCTTTGAATATATAGGAGCGTTAAAAACTAATAGAATTATATACCCAAAGTGCTCGCGCATGAATCATAAAATTAATGGTTTTGCCAAAACTATAAACAAGGAAGACTTTCACCTCGTAACAGTGAATAAGCACTCTTACTATGTTTATAGATATGAGGGCAAAATCAATGGTTTTAAAAATGTTGTAATTCTTATTAGTTATCCTAAAGAAGCTCTCTATAATGAAAAAGCATTAAAATCTTTTATATCAACAGATATAAATCTCACAACAGAAGAAATACTTTTTCAATACCGTGAACGTTGGACAATTGAAGTATTTTTCCGTCAAAATAAGATGGAATTAGGTTTTGATAATTATCAAGTTCGTGGTGAAAAAGCCATAAAGAGATTTTGGATTTTAACTCAATTGACTTATCTTTATTGTACTTGTTGCATAAGCACAGATTGTTCTAAATTTGGAGAAGGTTTAAAAATAGCTCGTAAACAATCCCAACAAGAAGTAATTGCTTGGGTATATTCTCAATATAAAAAAGGAGTTAGTTTAAATGCTATTTTTGATACTCTTAAATTATCACACAATAAGTGTGCTTAA